A DNA window from bacterium contains the following coding sequences:
- a CDS encoding peptidoglycan DD-metalloendopeptidase family protein codes for RVQFDWPVQGKIIRRYGNKRGLRSDGIDIAATPRTTVKAAANGKVIFSDWGPGEFGRTIIIRHRGGEFHSVYAHNAQNLVRKGDTVQRGAAIARVGRSGGTEMAMLHFQIRYRTKPRNPLSYLP; via the coding sequence CGCGTCCAGTTCGACTGGCCGGTGCAGGGGAAAATCATCCGCCGCTACGGCAACAAACGGGGACTCCGCTCGGACGGCATTGACATCGCCGCCACGCCCCGGACCACCGTCAAGGCCGCCGCGAACGGCAAGGTGATTTTCAGCGATTGGGGCCCCGGCGAGTTCGGGCGGACCATCATCATCCGACACAGGGGCGGGGAGTTTCATTCGGTCTATGCCCACAACGCGCAGAATCTGGTAAGAAAGGGAGACACCGTGCAGCGCGGGGCAGCGATTGCCCGCGTGGGGCGATCGGGCGGCACCGAGATGGCCATGCTCCATTTTCAGATTCGCTACCGGACGAAGCCCCGCAACCCGCTTTCCTATCTTCCCTGA
- a CDS encoding class I SAM-dependent methyltransferase, with translation MSDSTHNLRFDSEYKKDVRLPWHPSWLPRAMRLRFFLPGVFFWFVIFLFFDVGLTWSLVLISWLILHWYAHRAIRWKQYIREKEILRQICEKDAIPITSFYRHERPEAEMANPSIEVPQDLDQRLVSEFEPSHVIRGRLAREWLNEFSRPGLISGDVGCLAGDVSIEHTNKGHIAFLFDLDLKVLRVASKKTGRPVVQADACHFPIQKEAFEFITFFEVIEHIFDPAKAMREISSSLKPGGHLLMSTDNAGFLLGAHLFNPLIVLERVFGIFFPSILPPRNLVKEDEKTGKTYPHVSFSSSQIKALAEVADLKIMWLKSYGFFPGFQYPLSKLFPMLTQKKYANLVFPIEMLFQSLPVLSRLGTHWVLACEKKKSIAP, from the coding sequence ATGAGCGATTCCACGCACAACCTTCGGTTTGATTCAGAATATAAAAAGGACGTTCGTCTCCCGTGGCATCCCTCTTGGTTGCCCCGGGCAATGCGGCTGAGATTTTTCCTCCCCGGCGTGTTTTTTTGGTTCGTGATATTCCTTTTTTTCGATGTCGGACTGACATGGAGTCTCGTTCTCATCTCTTGGCTCATCCTTCATTGGTATGCCCACCGTGCGATTCGATGGAAGCAATATATTCGTGAAAAAGAGATTCTCCGCCAGATTTGCGAGAAGGACGCCATTCCGATTACGTCCTTCTACCGGCACGAACGGCCTGAGGCGGAAATGGCCAACCCTTCTATCGAGGTTCCGCAAGACCTCGACCAGCGGTTGGTTTCAGAGTTCGAACCTTCCCATGTAATTCGCGGACGGCTCGCACGCGAATGGTTGAACGAATTTTCACGACCCGGTCTGATTTCAGGAGATGTCGGATGCCTGGCCGGCGATGTGAGCATTGAACATACCAATAAGGGGCACATTGCTTTTCTTTTCGATTTGGATCTTAAGGTTTTAAGGGTTGCTTCAAAGAAAACGGGACGACCGGTCGTTCAGGCTGACGCGTGCCATTTTCCAATTCAAAAAGAGGCTTTTGAATTCATTACTTTTTTTGAGGTGATTGAGCACATTTTTGATCCTGCCAAGGCAATGCGTGAAATTTCAAGCTCCCTGAAACCGGGCGGACATCTATTGATGAGTACAGACAATGCCGGATTTCTTTTGGGTGCTCACCTTTTTAACCCGTTGATTGTTTTGGAGAGAGTTTTCGGAATATTTTTTCCTTCCATTTTGCCTCCGCGAAACCTTGTCAAGGAGGATGAGAAAACCGGCAAGACATACCCACATGTGAGCTTTAGTTCATCGCAAATCAAAGCCTTGGCCGAGGTTGCTGATTTGAAAATCATGTGGCTGAAAAGTTATGGCTTTTTCCCGGGATTTCAATATCCCTTGTCAAAATTATTTCCCATGTTAACGCAAAAAAAATACGCCAATCTTGTATTTCCAATTGAAATGTTGTTTCAAAGTCTTCCTGTTTTATCCCGGCTGGGGACACACTGGGTTCTCGCATGCGAGAAAAAAAAATCGATCGCCCCCTAG
- a CDS encoding adenine phosphoribosyltransferase produces the protein MNPEADDLIRYIRDVPNFPKEGIVFKDITPLLANPKAFQTAVDLIADPYMGERIDIVVGAEARGFIIASPLAYKLGAGFVLIRKPGKLPWKKEAETYALEYGTDTLEIHKDAIQPGMKVLIADDLLATGGTALACINLVKKLGGEVAAMTFFIELSFLNGREKLAPYPVHSLIQY, from the coding sequence ATGAACCCCGAAGCCGACGATCTGATTCGCTATATCCGCGATGTGCCAAACTTCCCGAAGGAGGGGATCGTCTTCAAGGACATCACCCCGCTCCTCGCAAATCCCAAGGCGTTCCAGACGGCGGTGGACCTCATCGCCGATCCCTACATGGGGGAGAGGATTGATATCGTCGTCGGGGCCGAGGCGCGCGGCTTCATCATCGCCTCCCCGCTCGCCTACAAGCTCGGCGCGGGATTCGTCCTGATCCGCAAGCCCGGCAAGCTCCCCTGGAAGAAAGAAGCGGAGACCTACGCGCTCGAATACGGGACCGACACCCTGGAGATCCACAAGGACGCCATCCAGCCCGGCATGAAGGTGCTCATCGCCGACGATCTGCTCGCCACCGGCGGCACGGCGCTGGCCTGCATCAATCTGGTCAAAAAGCTCGGGGGCGAGGTCGCCGCCATGACCTTCTTCATCGAGCTCTCTTTCCTGAACGGCCGGGAGAAGCTCGCGCCCTACCCGGTGCACTCGCTGATCCAATACTGA
- a CDS encoding MBL fold metallo-hydrolase yields MEQVSRHVFADPILDGPSTVGAIQTPEGVILIDSPNQPSRAVRWREEAGALGEVRYLVNTDYHIDHTFGNAYLPGTVIAHQVTKDIFFQDTAVGPCPMKDPAPYIARIDPGGAHLAEGYVARPPEITFRDRLKIYLGGVEVEIFEAPGHISCMLVVYVPGDKTLFASDTVFNNVMSWYHDALPFAWLESLDRLRAMDIETVIPGHGAVGGPELLDEMKATVQGAIDQVQAVIGTGASREEAIGKIPFLGDIPVSAGFKPMVGKLQAMFVGNLYDQITAGKS; encoded by the coding sequence ATGGAGCAGGTGAGCCGGCACGTTTTCGCCGACCCGATCCTGGACGGACCGAGCACGGTGGGGGCCATCCAGACGCCGGAGGGCGTCATTCTCATCGACTCGCCCAACCAGCCGAGCCGGGCCGTGAGATGGCGGGAGGAGGCCGGGGCGCTCGGCGAGGTCCGCTACCTCGTCAACACCGACTATCACATCGATCACACCTTCGGGAACGCCTATCTTCCCGGCACCGTCATCGCCCACCAGGTGACGAAGGACATCTTCTTCCAGGACACCGCCGTCGGGCCCTGCCCGATGAAGGACCCGGCCCCCTACATCGCGCGCATCGATCCGGGGGGCGCCCATCTCGCGGAGGGCTACGTGGCGCGGCCCCCCGAGATCACCTTCCGCGATCGCCTGAAAATCTATCTGGGCGGAGTGGAGGTCGAGATCTTCGAGGCGCCCGGCCATATCTCGTGCATGCTGGTGGTCTACGTGCCCGGGGACAAGACCCTTTTCGCGAGCGATACGGTCTTCAACAACGTCATGTCCTGGTATCACGATGCGCTGCCCTTCGCCTGGCTCGAATCGCTCGACCGCCTCCGGGCGATGGATATCGAGACGGTCATCCCGGGCCACGGCGCCGTGGGCGGGCCGGAGTTGCTGGACGAGATGAAGGCGACGGTGCAGGGGGCGATCGATCAGGTCCAGGCCGTCATCGGCACCGGGGCGAGCCGCGAGGAGGCGATCGGGAAGATCCCCTTCCTGGGGGATATCCCGGTGAGCGCGGGCTTCAAGCCGATGGTGGGCAAGCTGCAGGCGATGTTCGTCGGAAATCTCTACGATCAGATCACGGCGGGGAAGAGCTAG
- a CDS encoding OsmC-related (seleno)protein → MTDSLESPNFPWHESTVPGERTIDKPELPKEGYEITMIAETETRGEGQTKVGRYRHFEVFCDEPPRIGGQDLHPQPLTYIAMGVGFULLTQLGRYAHMTKTPFKKASCRVEFDYYLKGSVLQGTVNSGCRAVRTHFRVESDEPEERILRLIRLAKQGCYAEKMVETAVPLTSTVELNGKSISLEGITN, encoded by the coding sequence ATGACCGATAGTCTCGAAAGCCCGAATTTCCCCTGGCACGAAAGCACCGTCCCCGGCGAGCGGACCATAGATAAGCCCGAGCTCCCGAAGGAGGGCTATGAGATCACCATGATCGCCGAGACCGAAACCCGGGGCGAGGGCCAGACGAAGGTGGGCCGCTACCGCCACTTCGAGGTCTTCTGCGACGAGCCGCCCCGCATCGGGGGGCAGGACCTCCATCCCCAGCCGCTGACCTACATCGCGATGGGGGTGGGCTTCTGACTCCTCACCCAGCTTGGGCGGTACGCCCACATGACGAAAACTCCTTTTAAAAAAGCGAGTTGCCGGGTAGAGTTCGACTATTACTTGAAGGGTTCCGTCCTCCAGGGGACGGTGAATTCCGGCTGCCGGGCGGTGCGCACCCACTTCCGGGTGGAGTCCGATGAGCCCGAGGAGCGGATTCTCCGCCTCATCCGCCTTGCCAAGCAGGGCTGCTACGCCGAGAAAATGGTGGAAACCGCCGTTCCCCTCACGAGCACGGTGGAACTCAACGGGAAATCTATTTCACTTGAGGGAATTACCAACTAG